Proteins encoded together in one Marinobacter salsuginis window:
- a CDS encoding TRAP transporter substrate-binding protein, whose protein sequence is MKLLKALTGVAGAIALTTGSAFADDLRWKMPVAFATNLPGLGSPAAWVADNLTTASDGSIQVRVYEPGKLVPPFDILQSVSDGKVSAGYTWIGYDQGKVPAIPLFAAVPFGMKPWAYIGWYYYGGGHEMLQETYANKGFNVHAQLCGIIGPETAGWYAEPIESLEDYQGLKIRFAGLGGKVLEKLGASVTMMPGGELYQALEKGTIDATEFSMPAIDQILGFNQVVKYNLFPGWHQQFTAQYMLINQDEWDRATEAQKALVEASCTAATTRGLAEGEYKNGKVLAEFQDKGVQADQIPRDVLLKLKDVTQEVLEEEAAKDADFKRVYESQQEFMETYKVWDTRAYVPADL, encoded by the coding sequence ATGAAACTTCTCAAGGCTCTCACCGGTGTGGCCGGTGCGATCGCTCTCACCACGGGCTCTGCGTTTGCTGACGATCTGCGCTGGAAAATGCCCGTAGCCTTCGCTACCAACCTTCCGGGCCTCGGTTCTCCCGCTGCCTGGGTTGCAGACAACCTCACTACCGCCTCAGACGGCAGCATCCAGGTCCGTGTTTACGAGCCCGGCAAGCTGGTTCCTCCGTTCGACATCCTGCAGTCCGTATCTGACGGCAAGGTTTCGGCTGGCTACACCTGGATCGGTTACGACCAGGGCAAAGTGCCCGCGATTCCCCTGTTTGCGGCAGTTCCCTTCGGTATGAAGCCCTGGGCCTATATCGGCTGGTACTACTACGGCGGTGGTCATGAAATGCTGCAGGAAACCTACGCCAACAAGGGCTTCAACGTGCATGCCCAGCTGTGCGGCATCATCGGGCCCGAAACAGCCGGTTGGTACGCCGAGCCGATTGAATCACTGGAAGACTACCAGGGTCTGAAGATCCGCTTTGCGGGTCTGGGTGGCAAGGTCCTCGAAAAGCTGGGCGCTTCCGTCACCATGATGCCAGGCGGTGAGCTTTACCAGGCGCTGGAGAAAGGCACCATCGATGCCACCGAGTTCTCCATGCCCGCCATCGACCAGATTCTGGGCTTCAATCAGGTGGTCAAGTACAACCTCTTCCCGGGCTGGCACCAGCAGTTCACTGCTCAGTACATGCTGATCAACCAGGACGAGTGGGATCGTGCCACCGAGGCGCAGAAGGCTCTGGTTGAGGCTTCCTGCACCGCGGCCACAACCCGTGGTCTGGCTGAGGGCGAGTACAAGAACGGCAAGGTTCTGGCTGAGTTCCAGGATAAGGGTGTTCAAGCTGACCAGATTCCCCGCGACGTTCTTCTCAAGCTGAAAGATGTAACCCAGGAAGTGCTTGAGGAAGAAGCCGCCAAGGATGCTGACTTCAAGCGTGTCTATGAAAGCCAGCAGGAATTCATGGAAACCTACAAGGTGTGGGATACCCGCGCTTATGTACCGGCGGACCTGTAA
- a CDS encoding sigma-54 interaction domain-containing protein, whose product MTELFSDKNKSGLTRDLIEALFPMFEEASAGAIAVDRSARITWINSSYSHLLGLGDPSTVIGKPVRQLIPHTRMPEVVESGKPLLLDIMEHNQQQLVVTRLPYFDDGGQIVGAVAFVLYDDLQPLTPLVSKYRRLHQDLAAARKALARKSRGTRYSLGDFVGASPAALEVKRRARLAAGRDMPVLLLGETGTGKEVLAQAIHTVSGRAEKPFVGVNVAAIPDNLLEAEFFGVAPGAYTGADRRTRDGKFQLANGGTLFLDEVGDMPLPLQAKLLRALQEGEIEPLGSNKVVSVDVRVIAATSRNLEVMIAEGTFRSDLYYRLNVLEIPIPPLRDRLADLGVLCEALLEEICEGLELRGEITDAGVSALGSYDWPGNIRELRNVLERAMTMGEEGGLLDADAIFKVLPRGGTRPVSSLAPQPVRPLSRTLAEAEAQAIEEALVASRGNRTRAAKLLGISRSVLYEKLAKLS is encoded by the coding sequence ATGACAGAGCTGTTTTCCGACAAGAACAAGAGTGGACTGACCCGGGACCTGATCGAAGCCCTGTTCCCGATGTTTGAGGAAGCCAGTGCCGGAGCGATCGCTGTCGACCGGAGTGCCCGCATCACCTGGATCAACAGCAGTTATTCCCATCTTCTGGGTCTTGGGGATCCGTCCACAGTGATTGGCAAACCGGTGCGCCAGCTGATCCCCCATACCCGAATGCCCGAGGTGGTTGAGTCTGGTAAACCCCTGCTGCTGGACATCATGGAACATAACCAGCAACAACTGGTGGTGACACGGCTGCCTTATTTTGACGATGGGGGCCAGATTGTCGGTGCCGTTGCGTTTGTGCTGTACGACGATCTGCAACCCCTGACACCGCTGGTTTCCAAGTACCGGCGACTGCACCAGGATCTGGCAGCGGCCCGCAAGGCACTGGCCAGGAAATCCCGGGGCACCCGTTACAGTCTTGGCGATTTTGTCGGGGCCAGTCCGGCAGCGTTGGAGGTCAAGCGCAGGGCGCGGTTGGCGGCCGGCCGCGATATGCCGGTTCTGCTGCTGGGAGAAACCGGCACCGGTAAAGAAGTGCTTGCCCAGGCGATTCACACCGTCTCGGGTCGTGCAGAGAAGCCGTTCGTGGGTGTGAATGTTGCTGCGATTCCGGACAACCTGCTGGAGGCAGAATTCTTCGGCGTGGCTCCTGGCGCCTACACCGGCGCCGATCGCCGAACCCGGGATGGCAAGTTTCAGCTGGCCAACGGCGGCACGCTGTTCCTGGATGAAGTTGGCGACATGCCGCTGCCCCTGCAGGCCAAGCTCCTGCGTGCCTTACAGGAAGGCGAGATCGAGCCCCTCGGCTCCAACAAGGTGGTGTCGGTGGATGTGCGGGTTATTGCCGCCACCAGTCGAAACCTCGAGGTCATGATTGCCGAGGGCACCTTCCGCTCGGATCTCTACTACCGTCTGAATGTTCTGGAAATTCCCATTCCTCCGTTACGGGATCGTCTGGCGGATCTCGGTGTGCTCTGCGAGGCACTACTTGAAGAGATCTGCGAAGGACTGGAGTTGCGCGGCGAAATTACTGACGCCGGCGTCTCGGCTCTGGGCAGTTACGACTGGCCAGGCAATATCCGGGAGCTGCGCAATGTTCTGGAGCGGGCAATGACCATGGGTGAAGAGGGCGGACTGCTGGATGCCGACGCCATTTTCAAGGTCCTGCCCCGTGGAGGAACGCGCCCGGTTTCTTCGCTGGCTCCACAACCTGTCAGGCCTCTATCCCGGACCCTGGCCGAGGCCGAGGCCCAGGCCATCGAAGAAGCCCTCGTGGCGAGCCGCGGCAATCGCACCCGTGCTGCCAAGCTGCTGGGCATCTCCAGATCCGTCCTTTACGAAAAGCTGGCGAAGCTGTCCTGA
- a CDS encoding TRAP transporter small permease subunit: protein MTVSDKGSPPEVHASASDAGQFIHHHTEFPTTRFSRILDGVISAIGKSASWLWIVVTGVIIYAVVGRYAFGMGSVTLEEVQWHLAGAGWLLGLGYTLVTDDHVRVDVIHERLSLKGQAWIELFGLVFLLLPFLVLAVYEMIPYAVSSWEQGETSQAPAGLPYRWILKGILALSFALLIVAGLSRLLKVTALLFGFPKPIRVESGENKKEDAS, encoded by the coding sequence ATGACAGTGTCTGATAAAGGCTCACCGCCCGAGGTGCATGCGTCGGCGTCGGACGCCGGTCAATTTATTCATCATCACACCGAGTTCCCGACTACCCGGTTCAGCCGGATCCTGGACGGGGTCATTTCCGCAATTGGTAAGAGCGCTTCCTGGCTCTGGATCGTGGTCACCGGTGTGATTATCTACGCGGTGGTGGGGCGCTATGCCTTCGGCATGGGCTCGGTCACCCTGGAAGAAGTGCAATGGCACCTGGCTGGCGCGGGCTGGTTGTTGGGGTTGGGTTACACCCTGGTGACCGATGATCATGTCAGGGTCGACGTCATCCATGAACGCCTGTCGCTTAAAGGCCAGGCCTGGATTGAACTGTTTGGCCTGGTATTCCTGTTGTTACCTTTTCTGGTTCTGGCGGTGTACGAAATGATTCCCTACGCGGTGAGCTCCTGGGAACAGGGCGAGACCAGTCAGGCACCCGCGGGGCTTCCCTACCGCTGGATTCTCAAGGGCATCCTGGCGCTGTCTTTTGCGCTTCTGATCGTTGCGGGCCTGTCCCGTCTGCTGAAAGTTACCGCTTTGCTTTTCGGCTTTCCAAAGCCAATCCGGGTCGAATCCGGTGAGAACAAGAAAGAGGATGCGTCCTGA
- a CDS encoding DUF2868 domain-containing protein: MTDSSLRLLLEFENQAQRDRSQPPTFLHRRDRKFALMCEEQGVAPDAARWLAHLNRLSGPGTTQTSADPILRSWRRIATGFAAVGLIAGALTMAGLLFYDGGQRINITVFLAFVLLHLVLALFTTVQSLAGWQPWRWLLQRFGVNPGHGEFNRLQPLLMARAAHLGGIAFASAGLITLLAMVVVQDLAFGWSTTLDTAAASYHELVSAVATPWAWLWPAAAPDLSLVEATRFFRAGEPATNPDPALWGQWWPFVTMLWTTWILLPRLLLWGFALTQTRQKARRLLASHPAMHALMYRLETPALDTGNSHHDADDLPDTNARSDCLPLPDSDILLCWAGAGEPELPEGLRSGKQFVLHAGGTASLSDDDQAMQSIAVHLRARPKPVILLVRSWQPPTGELADFLESARGIWPDGSRVALVPLAPDSSQEPDAHQIQPWLRFAERVGSDFVQVSLPPLQMRDPYSALGEHL; this comes from the coding sequence ATGACCGACAGCTCCCTTCGATTACTGCTGGAGTTTGAAAACCAGGCGCAACGGGACAGATCACAGCCCCCCACCTTCCTGCATCGCCGCGACCGCAAGTTCGCACTGATGTGCGAAGAGCAGGGCGTGGCCCCGGACGCTGCCCGTTGGCTGGCCCACCTGAACCGGCTCAGTGGACCCGGAACAACCCAGACATCCGCCGACCCGATTCTGCGGTCCTGGCGCCGGATTGCCACAGGTTTTGCGGCCGTGGGGCTGATCGCCGGCGCACTGACCATGGCCGGACTGCTGTTCTACGACGGCGGCCAGCGCATCAACATCACGGTGTTTCTGGCCTTCGTTTTACTGCATCTGGTCCTTGCCCTGTTTACCACCGTGCAGTCCCTGGCCGGATGGCAGCCCTGGCGTTGGCTGTTACAGCGTTTCGGGGTCAACCCTGGCCATGGGGAATTCAACAGACTCCAGCCACTGCTGATGGCCAGGGCCGCTCACCTGGGCGGCATCGCGTTCGCCAGTGCCGGGCTGATCACCCTGCTGGCCATGGTGGTGGTCCAGGATCTTGCCTTTGGCTGGAGCACGACCCTGGATACCGCTGCGGCGAGCTACCACGAACTGGTGAGCGCGGTCGCAACGCCCTGGGCCTGGCTCTGGCCGGCGGCCGCCCCGGATCTCAGCCTGGTCGAGGCAACGCGTTTCTTCCGGGCCGGAGAACCTGCGACAAATCCGGACCCGGCCCTCTGGGGCCAGTGGTGGCCCTTTGTCACCATGCTCTGGACAACCTGGATTCTGCTACCACGTTTGCTTCTCTGGGGATTCGCCCTCACCCAGACCCGACAAAAGGCCCGTCGGCTGCTCGCCAGTCACCCGGCCATGCATGCCCTAATGTACCGTCTGGAAACGCCTGCCCTGGACACCGGAAACAGCCACCATGATGCCGACGACCTGCCGGATACGAACGCTCGAAGCGATTGCCTGCCACTGCCGGACAGCGACATCCTGCTTTGCTGGGCTGGCGCCGGCGAGCCGGAATTGCCAGAGGGGCTTCGTTCAGGCAAACAGTTTGTACTTCATGCCGGCGGCACCGCGAGCCTCTCGGACGATGATCAGGCCATGCAGTCGATCGCTGTGCATCTGAGAGCGCGCCCAAAACCCGTTATCCTGCTGGTGCGCAGCTGGCAGCCCCCCACGGGTGAACTGGCGGACTTTCTGGAGAGTGCCCGCGGCATCTGGCCCGACGGATCCAGGGTCGCTCTGGTACCCCTGGCCCCGGATAGCAGCCAGGAGCCTGATGCCCATCAGATACAGCCCTGGCTCCGATTTGCCGAACGGGTTGGCAGCGATTTCGTTCAGGTGTCGCTACCGCCCCTCCAGATGCGAGATCCCTATTCAGCACTCGGGGAGCATTTATGA
- a CDS encoding DUF6164 family protein — MPHHLMNLRHVPDDEADEIRALFDAHEVAYYETPPSRWGISMGGFWVHDDDEAARARALLDEYQRQRYETQRQAYEEHLARGESGDFWFMLRQRPVRTLAACIAILVIMGLSLLPFIRIG, encoded by the coding sequence ATGCCCCACCATCTGATGAACCTGCGCCATGTACCCGATGACGAGGCCGATGAAATCCGGGCTCTGTTCGATGCCCACGAGGTGGCCTACTACGAGACACCACCCAGCCGCTGGGGCATCAGCATGGGCGGTTTCTGGGTTCATGATGACGATGAGGCAGCAAGGGCCCGGGCACTGCTGGATGAGTATCAGCGGCAACGCTACGAAACCCAGCGGCAGGCCTACGAGGAGCACCTGGCCCGGGGCGAATCCGGCGATTTTTGGTTCATGCTCAGGCAGCGGCCAGTCCGGACCCTCGCCGCCTGCATTGCCATCCTGGTGATCATGGGCCTGAGTTTGCTTCCGTTCATCCGGATCGGGTAG
- a CDS encoding TRAP transporter large permease, with the protein MELETLFVIGMFLTFGALLMTGYPVAWVLGGTAVIWTVVGVVAVENFGANLWFDYQSSMGLVPERIWKVVSSETLVALPMFIFMGIMLDQSGVAERLMNSMVKLFGAVRGGYAVTVIVIGVLLAATTGIIGASVVLLGMLSLPVMMENKYDKGFAVGTACATGTLGILIPPSIMLVLMADRLAVPEASVGDLFMGAFFPGLMLGAMYVAYAILRPMLQPNIAPVPAGTEKVSWAIVWEVAKAVVPTAALILGVLGSIFAGVATPTEASGVGALGALLLALMSGRLNLKVLNSSMQQTTRTAAFIFAIFLGATAFSVVLRGLGGDQVIEDALLGLPFGPYGVVLTILLGVFLLGFFLDWVEITLIILPLVAPVVQSLGFDLVWFTILFAMCLQTSFLTPPVGFALFYIKGVAPPEIAVTDIYRGVIPFIIIQLVALAIVFVVPEIATWLPSVAYD; encoded by the coding sequence ATGGAGCTTGAAACCCTTTTTGTAATCGGCATGTTCCTCACCTTCGGGGCGCTGTTGATGACCGGTTATCCGGTCGCGTGGGTATTGGGTGGCACCGCGGTTATCTGGACCGTCGTCGGTGTCGTCGCCGTTGAAAATTTTGGTGCCAATCTCTGGTTTGATTACCAGTCTTCAATGGGCCTTGTCCCTGAACGAATATGGAAGGTGGTCAGCAGCGAAACCCTTGTCGCCCTGCCCATGTTTATCTTCATGGGCATCATGCTTGACCAGTCTGGTGTGGCCGAGCGGCTGATGAACAGCATGGTCAAGCTGTTTGGCGCCGTTCGCGGCGGCTATGCCGTCACGGTAATCGTGATCGGCGTTCTGCTGGCCGCGACCACCGGCATCATTGGTGCGTCCGTTGTACTCCTGGGGATGCTGTCCCTGCCGGTCATGATGGAGAACAAGTACGACAAAGGGTTTGCCGTGGGTACCGCCTGTGCCACCGGTACCCTGGGTATCCTGATCCCGCCTTCCATTATGCTGGTCTTGATGGCTGACCGCCTGGCGGTTCCCGAGGCCTCGGTGGGTGACCTGTTCATGGGCGCGTTCTTTCCCGGTTTGATGCTGGGTGCCATGTACGTGGCCTACGCCATCCTCCGTCCCATGCTGCAGCCGAACATCGCGCCGGTGCCGGCAGGCACGGAGAAAGTGAGCTGGGCCATCGTCTGGGAAGTGGCCAAGGCAGTGGTGCCAACGGCGGCCCTGATTCTCGGCGTGCTGGGCTCCATCTTCGCCGGTGTGGCAACACCGACCGAGGCGTCTGGTGTGGGTGCTCTGGGTGCCCTGTTGTTGGCATTGATGTCTGGCCGACTGAACCTGAAGGTTCTGAACTCCTCCATGCAGCAGACCACCCGGACGGCTGCGTTCATTTTCGCCATTTTCCTGGGCGCAACCGCGTTCTCTGTTGTCCTGCGCGGACTGGGTGGCGATCAAGTGATTGAAGACGCCCTGCTGGGTCTGCCCTTCGGGCCTTATGGCGTGGTCCTCACCATTTTGCTTGGCGTTTTCCTGTTGGGCTTCTTCCTGGACTGGGTCGAGATCACCCTGATCATCCTGCCCCTGGTGGCGCCGGTTGTCCAAAGTCTCGGTTTTGATCTGGTGTGGTTCACCATCCTGTTTGCCATGTGTCTGCAGACATCGTTCCTGACACCGCCGGTCGGATTTGCGCTGTTCTACATCAAGGGCGTGGCGCCGCCGGAGATCGCAGTTACCGATATTTATCGCGGCGTTATTCCGTTCATCATTATTCAGCTGGTAGCTCTGGCCATCGTGTTTGTGGTGCCGGAAATCGCAACCTGGCTGCCCAGCGTGGCTTACGATTAA
- a CDS encoding alpha/beta hydrolase codes for MSVYQTRLRRGGIFGLIGSLLILAGCATHHNESTTASLPDEGPFRVEQDLRFSPDGWPEALFADLYLPTGQASEARHPVVLMVHGGGWQRRSREDMAWIAEEVASHGFAVLNIDYRFAPAHTFPAQLYDLQLARQWLNRHADEYQLDAGRVSGFGFSSGAHLIALLALVASSDSDLNQPHGGPETRLHAVVTGGLPSDLMAFGSGKLIRQFLGGEQQDIPEIYRKASPISHVTADSPPFFLFHGAMDMLVPFDQAKRFQEALEDHQVYSELYEMHLRGHVTSFLTAGEAVDAAIGFLVGPQARQQEG; via the coding sequence TTGTCCGTCTACCAGACACGACTGAGACGTGGTGGGATATTCGGGTTGATCGGGAGTCTGCTGATCCTCGCAGGCTGCGCGACCCATCACAATGAGTCAACCACCGCCAGCCTCCCGGATGAAGGACCCTTCCGGGTAGAACAGGATTTGCGGTTCTCTCCCGATGGTTGGCCAGAAGCCCTGTTCGCCGACCTCTACCTCCCGACCGGGCAGGCCTCAGAGGCCCGCCACCCCGTTGTTCTGATGGTCCACGGTGGTGGCTGGCAACGCCGATCCCGGGAAGACATGGCCTGGATCGCGGAGGAAGTGGCCAGCCACGGCTTTGCAGTGCTGAACATCGACTACCGGTTTGCCCCGGCACACACCTTCCCGGCCCAGCTCTATGATCTGCAACTGGCCCGACAGTGGCTGAACCGGCACGCCGACGAGTATCAACTGGACGCAGGTCGGGTAAGCGGCTTTGGCTTTTCCTCCGGCGCCCATCTGATTGCGCTCCTTGCCCTGGTGGCGAGCTCCGACAGCGACCTGAACCAGCCCCACGGCGGGCCGGAAACCCGATTGCATGCGGTCGTCACAGGGGGCCTGCCTTCCGACCTGATGGCCTTTGGTTCGGGCAAGCTGATCCGGCAATTCCTGGGTGGCGAGCAGCAGGACATACCGGAAATCTATCGCAAAGCATCACCAATCAGCCATGTGACCGCCGACTCACCGCCTTTTTTCCTGTTTCACGGTGCCATGGATATGCTGGTGCCATTCGACCAGGCAAAGCGATTTCAGGAAGCGCTTGAGGATCATCAGGTTTACAGCGAACTGTATGAAATGCACCTGCGGGGGCACGTCACCAGCTTTTTGACCGCAGGCGAAGCGGTGGACGCAGCGATCGGGTTCCTCGTTGGTCCGCAAGCCCGCCAGCAAGAGGGCTAA
- a CDS encoding 3-hydroxybutyrate dehydrogenase: MRLENRIALITGAGRGIGRAIAEAYGREGAKVAVADLTMEAAQDTVAAIEQAGGTAIALEMDVTDEDAVDVNVNTVVKQWGGLDIAIANAGIQHIDPVHKLAYSDWSKVMNVHLDGAFLVTRAALKHMYESGGGTMLYMGSVHSLEASPLKAPYVAAKHGMLGLCRAVAKEGAEHGVRSNIICPGFVRTPLVDKQIPEQAKELGISEEEVISKVMLKNTVDGEFTTLEDVAELAVHLAAFPSAALTGQSIVVSHGWHMQ, encoded by the coding sequence ATGCGTCTGGAAAACCGGATTGCCCTGATTACCGGTGCCGGTCGCGGCATCGGCCGGGCCATTGCCGAAGCCTATGGCCGCGAAGGCGCCAAGGTTGCGGTGGCTGACCTTACCATGGAGGCGGCACAGGATACTGTGGCGGCCATCGAGCAGGCTGGCGGCACTGCGATTGCCCTTGAAATGGATGTGACTGATGAAGATGCAGTTGACGTAAACGTCAACACTGTGGTTAAACAATGGGGTGGCCTGGATATCGCTATCGCGAATGCCGGCATCCAGCACATCGACCCGGTGCACAAACTTGCCTATTCCGACTGGAGCAAAGTCATGAATGTGCATCTCGATGGCGCCTTCCTGGTGACTCGCGCGGCACTCAAGCACATGTATGAGAGCGGCGGGGGCACCATGCTCTATATGGGGTCGGTGCATTCTCTGGAGGCCTCGCCCCTGAAAGCACCCTACGTTGCCGCCAAACACGGCATGTTGGGGCTGTGCCGAGCAGTGGCGAAGGAGGGCGCGGAACACGGGGTGCGAAGCAATATTATCTGTCCCGGATTCGTGCGCACGCCCCTTGTGGACAAGCAGATCCCGGAGCAGGCCAAGGAGCTGGGCATTTCCGAAGAGGAAGTGATCAGTAAAGTGATGCTCAAGAACACTGTGGACGGGGAGTTCACCACCCTGGAAGACGTGGCAGAGCTGGCCGTTCATCTGGCCGCATTCCCCTCTGCCGCCCTGACTGGCCAGTCTATCGTGGTCAGCCATGGCTGGCATATGCAGTAA
- a CDS encoding 3-hydroxybutyrate oligomer hydrolase family protein, producing the protein MKRIMLCALIGATGMTLTACKDNPPFNKIPDFIQGDITQTSYDGINDDLLTAGLGASGLASTPAPAFADPLNPTATELRRLAIYNNYRALVDTAPGGGYGTFFGPQVGASGEGLIPGDEFIAYMAVPGTDVPVTVMAQVPDSFDPDRPCMVTAPSSGSRGIYGAIGTAGEWGLKKGCAVVYTDKGTGTGSHNLATNTAQRIDGTLTSADEPVQFRADLTDEQRADFDSVWPDRFAYKHAHSKANPEADWGLHVLQSIEFGFYVLNEKFGRELGNGETLLTINPKNTVVIASSVSNGGGSSVRAAEQDTRGLIDGVAVSEPNVNPEVDRSFTIRQGDGPVITEHSRSLLDYTTALAVYQGCANQAPAIRDDAPLNATFNPPQIGENICNSLANKGLVSGATLDDRATDALRILNEEFGIQPEQNLLAPVHFGLAVAPSISMTYANAYGRAGVEDRVCDLSLAATDSAGAVTQLAPTAEAALFSASNGIPPSAGVNIVYDVADGQPTNLPASASPSTNQLDYGLDALLCLRSLAQGSDAISGADLQGSDAELATDIAGGIAEVRASGDLQGKPTVFVTGRADAILPINHTSRPYFGLNQRVEGKKSNLRYYEILNAHHLDVLNGFPGVADRYVPLHHYYFQALDLVWANLTEKQALPPSQVVRTVPRGNITTPLAEANLPAINPAPDPADQIVFEDDQVRIPE; encoded by the coding sequence ATGAAACGAATAATGCTCTGCGCCCTCATCGGCGCCACGGGGATGACCCTCACTGCCTGCAAGGATAACCCTCCCTTCAACAAGATCCCTGATTTTATCCAGGGCGACATAACCCAGACCAGTTATGACGGGATAAATGATGACCTGTTGACCGCCGGCCTCGGTGCCAGCGGTCTGGCCAGTACGCCCGCGCCGGCATTCGCGGATCCTCTGAACCCGACCGCAACGGAACTCCGCCGGTTGGCGATCTATAACAACTACCGCGCATTGGTGGATACCGCGCCCGGCGGAGGGTATGGCACCTTCTTTGGCCCCCAGGTGGGCGCCAGCGGTGAAGGACTCATTCCGGGCGACGAATTCATCGCCTACATGGCGGTTCCGGGTACCGACGTGCCGGTGACGGTCATGGCCCAGGTGCCTGATAGCTTTGATCCCGATCGTCCCTGCATGGTGACGGCGCCGTCGTCCGGCTCCCGTGGCATCTATGGCGCTATAGGTACGGCCGGCGAATGGGGACTGAAAAAGGGATGTGCCGTTGTCTACACCGATAAGGGTACCGGCACTGGCTCCCATAACCTGGCCACCAACACCGCCCAACGCATTGATGGCACGCTGACCTCTGCCGATGAGCCAGTGCAGTTCCGGGCTGATCTTACGGATGAGCAGCGCGCAGATTTCGACAGCGTCTGGCCGGACCGGTTTGCCTACAAGCACGCACACTCCAAAGCCAACCCGGAAGCCGATTGGGGGCTGCATGTGTTGCAGTCTATTGAATTCGGGTTTTACGTGCTGAACGAGAAGTTTGGTCGGGAACTGGGCAATGGCGAAACGCTGTTGACCATCAATCCCAAAAATACCGTGGTGATTGCCTCCAGCGTCTCCAATGGAGGTGGTTCTTCCGTTCGTGCGGCCGAGCAGGACACTCGCGGACTGATTGACGGCGTGGCGGTGTCCGAACCCAACGTGAATCCGGAAGTGGACCGCAGTTTCACTATTCGCCAGGGCGACGGCCCGGTCATTACAGAGCACAGCCGGAGCCTGCTGGATTACACCACGGCCCTTGCCGTTTATCAGGGCTGTGCCAATCAGGCGCCGGCGATCCGGGACGATGCGCCATTGAACGCCACCTTCAATCCCCCACAGATCGGCGAGAATATCTGTAACTCGCTTGCCAACAAGGGGCTGGTAAGCGGCGCCACCCTGGATGACCGGGCCACCGACGCCCTGCGTATCCTCAACGAAGAGTTCGGTATTCAGCCAGAGCAGAATCTGCTGGCGCCCGTGCACTTTGGCCTGGCGGTGGCTCCGAGTATTTCCATGACCTATGCCAATGCCTATGGCCGGGCCGGTGTCGAGGATCGGGTCTGTGACCTCAGCCTGGCGGCCACCGATTCCGCCGGAGCGGTGACCCAGCTGGCGCCCACTGCAGAGGCGGCCCTGTTTTCGGCCAGCAATGGCATTCCGCCGTCGGCCGGGGTGAACATCGTCTACGACGTTGCCGACGGCCAGCCCACCAATCTGCCTGCCAGTGCGTCTCCCAGCACGAACCAGTTGGACTACGGCCTGGATGCGCTGTTGTGTCTTCGTAGCCTTGCCCAGGGCAGCGACGCCATCAGCGGCGCTGATTTGCAGGGCTCCGACGCCGAGCTGGCAACGGACATTGCCGGCGGTATTGCCGAAGTTCGTGCCTCGGGCGATCTGCAGGGCAAGCCGACGGTTTTCGTGACCGGTCGCGCCGATGCGATTCTGCCAATTAACCACACGTCCAGACCCTATTTCGGCCTGAACCAGCGGGTAGAGGGGAAGAAAAGCAACCTTCGGTATTACGAAATCCTCAACGCCCATCACCTGGATGTGCTCAATGGTTTCCCGGGCGTTGCTGACCGTTATGTCCCGCTGCACCACTACTACTTCCAGGCGCTGGATCTGGTCTGGGCCAATCTGACCGAGAAGCAGGCGTTACCGCCAAGCCAGGTGGTTCGGACCGTGCCCCGGGGCAATATTACGACACCGCTGGCAGAGGCCAACCTGCCGGCGATCAATCCCGCGCCGGATCCCGCAGACCAGATTGTCTTTGAAGATGACCAGGTCCGGATTCCGGAATAA